A single genomic interval of Leptospira montravelensis harbors:
- a CDS encoding tetratricopeptide repeat protein produces the protein MRQLSFLIITFVLFIGCQSRDFKPVTVKDPVIEKSDISDRQKIEEARALVAEGSNEFQKGNIDTALEKAKTSIQTFELIDGYSLLGSSYYQLGDYGNAKLAFEKGKNLDPKNEKLLIGLGTVQSTLGENEEALSTYQTLSQLKPEETIYTYKTGILLKNLGRYQESLVVLKSLETKPEFPYPVELLNQLGDICLELKRYDEAEAYFAKAEKLNPELKTAKDAKLSTKIASLIQRGNDFLAKKNYTDASSEFKKATELQPQNGSLWSFLGNAQLLGGKLKESEDSFKKSISLSDTNPNAYVGLCNVYIQTHNYSDCLKTSKQAGLKIPKNAEIRNKQGICEWKWGETKKATLSFQDASTWDPNFFEPKLNLAYVLIDSGRFEEALDVLKKAESHPKAKKEEIRKAKVLAESQKYIADGDVFLRQGKRKQALDEYGKAMGVNPENPAVQNAFGRAYFAFTEYKKSESSFLEAYRMDSTNPGALQGLARVYAKTGESKKEKEYIKKLEILSATDPFSAITLGRIAEDASKWDEAESIYLGLKKKFPNNEAVDYRLGSLYYKRAVEENSKENYTRANEFIQKSKKFTKDIPELIETEKTVAENSRFAEILPFVKEGNSFFNRKKYLEAVTPYQKAYDRVPKASLLVKIAECYIEKGEEEKGLSILENAVRTNKENAVSFKEGIYSFYYKKGELKKAEDGFNEILKEKPDSYYAYYMLGLVTMKRKNYEAAIGDFDRSILVNPNFAPSNVAKGLAFYKLNQMENAKREFEKARVKDSEFGLSSYNLAIAYFNEDLTKEAKSILESIRKSDPDFMDGEIQLAYIYYKENKLEEAEKIMDRVLKEEPSAEAFFAQFRILDAKQKLSPSEKLKIKRNQVKEKILREYGETKYARLLPSDTLDDEPLHVTDLNLSGTPVSTPIVYPNRIIVNYGSALVGYDRITKELVWKQYTSTPFQLLVAGKELVGISNDTATKIYPESGKMTFKKQVLVGWKVKQGTADANGFFLLLEKEKGTDRKIVKTNPNLEIEEEWNGIDFLSFSYTAEGKLFVLRDLKKEFQLQVFAIGSSANSDKDKKLSNPVAKKDTKESAQILGCLEDSCLIQFGSHVYEGSEKAKLYSLGNTDSIRSVVKNQESLLINTENTTYLWKGGSKWKDSYAIQGDFYYPLDGLVVEGRSKELVLIKGSEKTPVPWKGDRDGLRISTVTVD, from the coding sequence CTTAGATCCCAAAAATGAAAAACTACTGATTGGTCTTGGTACTGTCCAATCCACTTTGGGAGAAAATGAGGAAGCACTTTCCACATACCAAACCCTAAGCCAACTCAAACCAGAAGAGACCATTTACACCTACAAAACAGGAATTCTTTTAAAAAACCTCGGTCGCTACCAAGAAAGCCTTGTGGTTCTCAAATCTTTGGAAACAAAACCAGAATTTCCTTACCCTGTTGAACTTTTAAATCAATTGGGTGATATTTGTTTAGAATTAAAAAGATACGACGAAGCAGAAGCTTACTTTGCTAAGGCGGAAAAACTCAATCCTGAATTAAAAACTGCCAAAGATGCTAAACTTTCTACAAAGATTGCCTCACTGATCCAACGAGGAAATGATTTTTTAGCAAAAAAAAATTATACGGATGCTTCATCGGAATTTAAAAAAGCAACCGAATTGCAGCCGCAAAATGGATCATTGTGGTCTTTTTTGGGAAATGCACAGTTGTTAGGTGGCAAACTCAAAGAAAGCGAAGATAGTTTTAAAAAATCCATTTCACTTTCAGATACAAATCCAAATGCCTATGTTGGACTTTGTAACGTATATATCCAAACTCATAATTATTCAGATTGTTTAAAAACTTCCAAACAAGCTGGGTTAAAAATTCCTAAAAATGCAGAAATCCGCAACAAACAAGGAATATGCGAATGGAAATGGGGGGAAACCAAAAAAGCCACTCTTAGTTTTCAGGATGCTTCTACTTGGGATCCAAATTTTTTTGAACCAAAACTCAATTTAGCTTATGTTTTAATTGATTCGGGACGTTTTGAAGAAGCTTTGGATGTATTAAAAAAAGCAGAGTCTCACCCTAAGGCAAAAAAAGAAGAAATTCGGAAAGCTAAAGTTTTGGCTGAATCACAAAAGTATATTGCTGATGGAGATGTTTTTCTTCGCCAAGGGAAACGTAAACAAGCCTTGGATGAATACGGTAAAGCGATGGGTGTGAATCCAGAAAACCCTGCGGTTCAAAATGCATTTGGTCGTGCTTACTTTGCCTTCACAGAATATAAAAAATCGGAAAGTTCGTTTTTAGAAGCTTACCGAATGGATTCGACAAATCCTGGCGCTTTACAGGGGTTAGCTCGTGTTTATGCAAAAACCGGTGAATCCAAAAAAGAAAAAGAATACATTAAAAAACTCGAAATACTTTCTGCAACAGATCCATTTAGTGCCATCACTTTGGGAAGAATTGCGGAAGATGCTAGTAAATGGGATGAGGCGGAATCGATTTATTTGGGACTGAAGAAAAAATTCCCAAATAATGAGGCTGTTGATTACCGGTTAGGAAGTTTGTATTACAAACGTGCCGTAGAAGAAAACTCTAAAGAAAATTATACTCGTGCCAATGAGTTCATCCAAAAATCCAAAAAATTTACAAAAGACATTCCTGAACTAATTGAAACTGAAAAGACGGTAGCAGAGAACTCGCGTTTTGCGGAGATCCTTCCTTTTGTAAAAGAAGGAAATTCGTTTTTTAATCGTAAAAAATACCTAGAAGCAGTCACTCCTTACCAAAAGGCATATGACCGGGTTCCTAAGGCCTCCCTTCTTGTAAAAATTGCTGAATGTTATATTGAAAAAGGTGAGGAAGAAAAAGGTCTTTCCATTTTAGAAAATGCAGTTCGTACAAACAAAGAAAATGCTGTATCCTTTAAAGAAGGGATTTACTCTTTTTATTACAAAAAAGGGGAACTAAAAAAAGCGGAAGATGGTTTTAACGAAATTTTAAAAGAAAAGCCTGATTCGTATTACGCTTATTATATGTTAGGCCTCGTGACTATGAAACGTAAAAACTACGAAGCTGCTATTGGTGATTTTGACCGTTCCATATTAGTTAATCCAAATTTTGCTCCGAGTAATGTTGCGAAAGGTTTAGCTTTTTATAAGTTAAACCAGATGGAAAATGCAAAACGAGAATTTGAAAAGGCACGTGTAAAAGATTCAGAATTTGGACTTTCTTCCTATAATTTAGCAATCGCCTATTTCAATGAAGACCTTACAAAAGAAGCAAAATCCATTTTGGAATCCATTCGCAAATCGGATCCTGATTTTATGGATGGTGAGATCCAGTTAGCATACATTTATTATAAAGAAAACAAATTAGAAGAAGCAGAAAAAATCATGGATCGTGTTCTAAAAGAAGAACCATCAGCAGAAGCTTTTTTTGCTCAATTTCGGATTCTCGATGCCAAACAAAAACTATCTCCTTCTGAAAAGCTGAAAATAAAACGTAACCAAGTAAAAGAGAAAATTTTACGCGAATATGGGGAAACTAAATACGCAAGATTACTTCCTTCCGATACTTTGGATGACGAACCCCTTCATGTGACTGACCTCAATCTTTCTGGAACACCTGTTTCCACACCAATTGTTTACCCCAATCGAATCATTGTAAATTATGGATCTGCACTTGTTGGTTATGATCGAATTACAAAAGAACTGGTTTGGAAACAATACACATCCACTCCTTTTCAATTGTTAGTTGCTGGTAAGGAACTTGTTGGAATTTCAAATGATACTGCCACAAAAATTTATCCAGAGTCAGGAAAGATGACTTTTAAGAAACAGGTGTTAGTTGGATGGAAAGTCAAACAAGGTACGGCTGATGCGAATGGTTTTTTCCTTCTATTGGAAAAAGAAAAAGGCACAGACAGAAAAATTGTAAAAACTAATCCAAACTTAGAAATTGAAGAAGAATGGAATGGAATTGATTTTTTAAGTTTTTCTTATACGGCAGAAGGAAAACTTTTTGTACTTCGTGATTTGAAAAAAGAATTTCAATTACAAGTATTTGCGATTGGTTCCAGCGCCAATTCCGATAAAGACAAAAAACTTTCAAACCCTGTTGCCAAAAAGGATACAAAAGAATCAGCACAAATCCTTGGTTGTTTGGAAGATTCTTGTTTGATTCAATTCGGAAGCCATGTTTATGAAGGAAGTGAGAAAGCTAAACTTTACTCTCTTGGAAATACGGATTCTATTCGCTCCGTTGTCAAAAATCAAGAGTCTTTACTCATTAATACAGAAAACACCACCTACCTTTGGAAAGGTGGCTCTAAGTGGAAGGATTCATATGCTATTCAAGGTGATTTTTATTATCCATTAGATGGACTTGTGGTGGAAGGAAGGTCGAAGGAACTAGTCCTTATCAAAGGAAGTGAAAAAACTCCTGTTCCTTGGAAAGGGGACCGGGACGGACTTCGTATCAGCACGGTAACTGTGGACTAA
- a CDS encoding MBL fold metallo-hydrolase gives MKITLFGVRGSLPTPISKSEQREKTLKILQMAKEEWRKDPEGFSEEEFLNHLPIPLSQDLGGNTTCVFIEGDGGEKVILDMGTGLRVLGNQMAPLAFSGEEMDIHILVSHTHWDHIQGWPFFKPGYSPSCNIHFYSCIENLEERLVRQQHPENFPVTLQQMASKKHFHLWKEFESYMLGGLKIIPFGLRHPGSCTGYRIREGNKIFLFCTDVEYREEDREHLLKMKPQIAGADLIIIDAQYSTSEAEKKIGWGHTAVSKAVEFAEMMEIRSVVLTHHEPDHTDHEVARIILDEARLIKPGGMQVHIAHEGQKFIL, from the coding sequence ATGAAAATAACTCTTTTTGGCGTTCGAGGTTCTCTCCCCACACCGATTTCTAAATCAGAACAACGAGAGAAAACTTTAAAAATTCTCCAAATGGCTAAGGAAGAGTGGCGGAAGGATCCAGAAGGGTTTTCGGAAGAGGAATTTTTAAACCATTTGCCCATCCCCCTTTCCCAAGATTTGGGAGGAAACACTACCTGCGTATTCATTGAAGGGGATGGTGGTGAAAAAGTCATATTAGATATGGGAACAGGACTTCGAGTTCTCGGCAATCAAATGGCTCCTTTAGCCTTTAGTGGCGAAGAAATGGACATTCATATCTTAGTTTCTCATACACATTGGGATCATATCCAAGGTTGGCCTTTTTTTAAGCCGGGTTATTCACCTTCTTGTAATATTCATTTTTACTCATGTATAGAGAATTTAGAAGAAAGGCTTGTACGCCAACAACATCCAGAGAACTTCCCTGTTACTTTGCAACAAATGGCCTCTAAAAAGCACTTTCATCTTTGGAAGGAGTTCGAGTCCTATATGTTAGGTGGTCTAAAGATCATTCCTTTTGGACTTCGCCATCCGGGATCTTGTACCGGTTATAGAATTCGTGAGGGAAATAAAATTTTTCTTTTTTGTACTGATGTGGAATACCGTGAAGAAGACAGAGAACATCTACTTAAAATGAAACCTCAGATTGCTGGTGCTGACCTCATCATCATTGATGCACAGTATAGTACTTCGGAAGCTGAAAAAAAAATTGGTTGGGGTCACACAGCGGTTAGCAAGGCAGTGGAGTTTGCAGAGATGATGGAAATTCGCTCTGTAGTTCTCACACATCATGAACCGGATCATACAGACCATGAAGTGGCTCGGATTAT
- the trmB gene encoding tRNA (guanine(46)-N(7))-methyltransferase TrmB, with translation MLVNPEIQEKLWKFTTKTSYQSDYLLQPNERGKKIDLKKSFPGEIQNFVLELGSGWGEVAIELAKNDRQTGYLLMEKKVNRIIHTEKHRKTLGLENIRYMTVNFQWFFDELLEKEIFDQVIINFPDPWPKKKHRKNRLMQVDMLEQIYDLLKPGGQLLFATDYGPYARRTISLFRKFPKFVWDKKEYEFERPGFPISFFEAEKRNEGKRIYYLNRTKIT, from the coding sequence TTGTTAGTTAACCCTGAAATCCAAGAAAAACTTTGGAAGTTTACTACCAAGACTTCCTATCAATCAGACTATCTCCTGCAACCTAATGAGCGCGGAAAAAAAATCGACCTAAAAAAATCTTTCCCTGGTGAGATCCAAAACTTCGTTCTAGAACTTGGATCGGGTTGGGGGGAAGTTGCCATCGAATTAGCAAAGAATGACCGCCAAACAGGATACTTACTGATGGAAAAGAAGGTAAATCGCATCATTCATACCGAAAAACATAGAAAAACGCTAGGTTTAGAGAATATCCGCTATATGACCGTTAACTTCCAATGGTTTTTTGATGAATTATTAGAAAAAGAAATTTTCGACCAAGTGATCATCAACTTCCCGGATCCTTGGCCCAAGAAAAAACATCGTAAAAACAGGCTTATGCAAGTCGATATGCTCGAACAGATTTACGACTTACTAAAACCAGGCGGCCAATTGTTATTTGCCACTGATTACGGCCCTTATGCAAGACGAACGATTTCCTTATTCAGAAAATTTCCAAAATTTGTTTGGGATAAAAAAGAGTACGAATTCGAAAGACCAGGTTTCCCTATTTCCTTTTTCGAGGCAGAAAAAAGAAACGAAGGGAAACGGATTTATTACCTTAACCGGACCAAAATTACATAA